In Gemmatimonadota bacterium, the genomic stretch GGCTACTGAAAGGACCGGCGGACCCAGTCCCCGGCGTCGCGTACGACCTTATCGGGATGCAGGCGGCTGCGGGCGAAATGCCCCGTCGTGCTGCGCAGCGTCGGCTGGCGCGCATCCTGGTAGCGCCAGTCCATGCTCCACCTGACCTGATCGGTGCGGTTGGGAAGTCCCTGGTGGTAGAGCATGTTATGGAAGAGGACGATGTCTCCCGGGTCCAGTTCGATGGACACGGCCTGGTCCACGTAGGGCGCCAGGTCCTCCTGCGTGATTTCGAGGTAGTATTCGCGGTTTTCGTGCCGGGCCATGCCGATCCGGTGCGTGCCGGGGATGAACTGCATGCACCCATTGTCCTCGCGGGCGGGGACCAGGGGGGACCATACGTTGATCATGCGCAGGGCGTCCACCGTTTCCGCGCTGTGATCGCCGTCGCGGTGGACCTTGTAGGTATATCCCCCGTCCTGGTGCCAGAGGACGAGCGTCGGGGCGTGGTCGGGCAGCTTGGGGCGGATGGAGTAGTTCGGGTACAGCCGGAGCTCGTCGCCAAGGAGGGTTTCCATAATGTCCAGTAGCGGCGCGTGGAAGAACACCTCGTACATGCCCGCCAGGTGGAGCTCCTTGCGGAAGATGTGGGGCGCGTCGTCCGGGACGTCCTCGCAGATCCGGGCCAGGCGCGTCTCGAAGGGCGCATCGCCGTGGTCTTTCGAGATCTTGCCCGCCGCCATCAGCCGGTCCGCGAACCTGTCCACGAGTTCGCCAGCGTCGCGCCGGGCCGCCTCCACCACCCTGTCGGGATAGAACCCCTTCAGGATCACGAATCCCGTTGTTTCGAACCGGTCCAGGTTTGTATTTATCTCTACTGCCAAGCCAATGGTCTCCTGCTTCCAGTGATCACCTGCACATGTTTACCTGCACACGTTTCGGTTCCTTCAATCTTCCTCGCGCCGCCGCCGTTTCTTCCGTTTGTGCACTTCCGCCCGTAGAATATACTCGATCTGGGCGTTCACGCTACGCAATTCATCCTTAGCCCAGGCGTTGAGGTCATTCCAGAGCTCGGTGTTGATTCGCAGCAGCAGGGATTTCTTCTTATCCGGCACGATCGCAAGTTTCCCTGTAGCCCCAGCGTCAGTACAGCGAACCAGTATTGACGATAGGCTGCGTGGACGATTCGCTGCAGAGCACGGTGAGGAGATTGCTCACCATGGCGGCCTTGCGTTCTTCGTCCAGGTCGACTACATGCTGGTCCTTCAGTCTTTCCAGGGCCATCTCCACCATGCCCACCGCGCCGTCCACGATCTTCTGGCGGGCGGCGATGATGGCATCGGCCTGCTGCCGCTGCAGCATCACCTGCGCGATTTCCGGGGCGTAGGCCAGGTGGTTGATCCGCGCTTCCGATACCGAAACCCCGGCCGCGGCGACCCGTTCCCGTATTTCGTTGCCGAGCGCTTCGGACACTTCCTCTATGGAGGAC encodes the following:
- a CDS encoding phytanoyl-CoA dioxygenase family protein yields the protein MGLAVEINTNLDRFETTGFVILKGFYPDRVVEAARRDAGELVDRFADRLMAAGKISKDHGDAPFETRLARICEDVPDDAPHIFRKELHLAGMYEVFFHAPLLDIMETLLGDELRLYPNYSIRPKLPDHAPTLVLWHQDGGYTYKVHRDGDHSAETVDALRMINVWSPLVPAREDNGCMQFIPGTHRIGMARHENREYYLEITQEDLAPYVDQAVSIELDPGDIVLFHNMLYHQGLPNRTDQVRWSMDWRYQDARQPTLRSTTGHFARSRLHPDKVVRDAGDWVRRSFQ
- a CDS encoding Arc family DNA-binding protein encodes the protein MVPDKKKSLLLRINTELWNDLNAWAKDELRSVNAQIEYILRAEVHKRKKRRRREED